The Planctomycetota bacterium region GCGTTGAACCAGCACATGAGGAACATGAGGACGACCGCGAGGGCGGAGTTGAAAAGGCTGTTCTTGAGGAAAGCGGGCGTCCGCCGCCCCAGGAGCGTCGTCCAGAGTTCCTCGAAGAGGTACCGCGTGAGGCGGACGCTGGAGTCGAGCGTCGTGACGACGAACCCCTCGACCATCAGGATGCCGAAGACGCTGCCGAGGCCGACGGGGATGCCGAGGCCTTTGTGGCAGAGTTTTCCCGTGCCGACGGCGAAGGCGAGGACGGGGTTTCCGCCGCCGCCTTTGGGCCAGACCAGGTCGCGGTAATCGGCGAAGGAAAGTCCCCAGACGATCGTGGCCAGGACGCATGCCGCCAGCAGCGATTCCAGGAGCATCCCGCCGAACGCGATGGGCCGCGAGTGCTTGATCATCCAGCACTGCTTGGCCGTTGTGCCGGTCGAAACGAGGGAATGAAACCCGGAGATCGCGCCGCAGGCCACCAGGACGAAGAGCATCGGCCAGGGGCTGCCGGCGGTCGCGCGTCCTTCGGCCAGTTGTTCGGCGCTGAAGGCGGGGCGGTCGAACGCGGCGCCGCCGACGCCGGCCGCGACGACCGCCACCAGCAGCAGCGCGATGCCGGCGTAAAGGATCTGGACGTTCGTGAAGTCCCGCGGCTGAAGGATGATCCAGACGGGGAGCGAGGAGGCGAGCCAGACGTAAACCGTCAGGAGAATCATCCAGGTCTTCTCGCCGACGGAGACAGGGTAGCGGAACCCGATGACGATGCTGCCGACGGCGATGGCGCCGGTCAGGAGATACGCGAACCACGTCGCCACGTTCTTCTTGTAGATGAGAAAGCCCACCAGCGGCGCAAAGACCGTTATGACAATGACGCTGGTGGAGGCGATGCCGCCGATCTGCCCCATCACGACGCCGCTCGAGTCCGTGAACGTGCCGAGGTACGTTTCCTCGGCCGTGACGCCGAGTTTCTCCAGCGGATAGGCGCTCGTGAGGCTCTTGGCGGCGGCGTTGAGGAACGCGGCGGTCACCAGAACGAGCATGATGATTGTGAAGATGACGAACAGGAGGAACCCCGGTTTGCCGAGCGTCTTGCGGGCGATGTCGGCTATGCTGCGTCCCTGTTCGCGGAGGCTGACGGCGAGGGCGGCATAGTCGTGGACCGCGCCGAAAAGGATTCCGCCCAGGAGGATCCAGAGCCACACCGGCCCGTAGCCGTAACACGCCGCCATCGTCGGCCCCAGAATGGGCCCCGCTCCGGCGATGGTGGCGAAGTGGTGGCCGAACAGAACGCTCGGCCGCGTCGGCACAAAGTCCTTGTCGTCCTTGAAGAGGACCGCGGGCGTCGGGCAGGAACGGTCTTCGCCGAGCCAGCGGGCGACGGCTCTTCCGTAGAAACGGTAGGCCAGGGCGAGGGCGGGAACCGTAATCAGGACGACCCAGGCGATGTTCATCGCTCGCCTCCGTGCTTGACGCGCCGCCGTTTGGCTGCGAAGATGCGGTACTATCGCGCGCGGTCGCGCGGACCGCAAGGATTTGTCCGCCGAGGCGCCGGCCGGGACCCCGCGCGAGCCGCCGGCCCACGTGAAAGAGAAAGAGGAAGCCTTGGCTCCGTAGGACGTGCGCCCGGCCCGGGCGCCGGCGAACGGAAAGGACCGCAGATGACGAAGAGGCGACTGGTCTGGACGATGGGCGTCACGGCCGCCGTTCTCGCGATCCTCGTTGCCGCCTACGCGATGCTTCCGATTCAGGCCTCCTGGAAGGTGAACCGCATCCTGCACCACGGGCTTCAGGCCGCGGGGGGCGCCGCGGCGCTGGCAGCCGTGGCGTGGGCCCTCTGGCCGAGGCATCAGGTGCGCCGCCGGGACGTGGCACGCGAGGAGGCGCACCGGCGCCTCATCGCCATCGTGGTGATGATCCTCGTGGCCGTCGCGTGGGTCGCCATGGCCGAGGTCTGGCGGGACCGCGCCACGCGCCGCTTCCTCGAACCGGCGCGGGAAGACCTCGCCGCGCTCGCGAAGGCCCTGGCGGCCTATGCGGCCGACCATCAAGGGGCCCGGCCGGACTCGATCGACACGCTCGCGCCGGCCTACCTGGAGCGCAGCCGTCTCTATTACATCTATCGCGACGGGCCTTCGGAGTCCGGCCCGCCCGCGGAGGGGGAAGAACCCTCCTACGCCCTCGTCAAGCCGAAGGTCCGGAAGCCGGGGCAGTCGCCCCAGACCGAGTCCCCGTTCGTGGCCTATCTAGGGCCGGGAAACGCCTGGGCGGCCCTGACGGTTGTTTCGGACAAGGCAGGGAGGACGCACGTCGTGGATGACGACCGGGCGCCTCGGCCTGAGGTCAAGGATTAAACGGTGAGGCGTGGGTTCCGCGGCGAGGAAAAAAAGAAACCGGAGCCGCATCCCTCCGTCACGGCCCCGGTTCGCGGTAGCCTCCCCCGGATCATCTTCGGAAGCGCCCGACCAACCGCCGTCAGACGCCACCTCAAGCGCTGCCACAACCCCTTCGCGCTATGGGTACGCTTCAACGGTACGGAGTCGGCATCCCAGGACTAAGAAAGGAAGAATGCCAACCGCTCCTTCACACACACACGGGTAGTATACACCAAAAACGGGGATTGTCAAGTCGGGCGGCAAAAAATTTTCCGGAAATTTATTCCCCAAGGCCATCCTGATTGGTACGCCGTCCCCCCCCGCGGGCCCCCGGAAACATCAGGGTAGGATTTCCCTGTATCGGGCGGGGCCCCTTTCCAGCCCCTCCCAGCCGCCCCGCGAGTCCCTCGGCAGCCCCTCCTCGGTCCGGGTGCTTTAAGACGCCTCGGTCACACTTACGAACGCCCGCGATTGTGGATAACTTTTTGGAGGAGGTTTTGAGGAGTATTTTTGGGCGATTTTAGGGAACCCACCGGCCTTGGCGCTGGCGTCCGGGGGCTTTTTTCGGCGGACGGGGTGCCTTTGGTAAGATGGGCTAGCGCAAATTTTGACTTTTTTAGGGGCTTTTTCGCGTTTTTGGATCGGTTTTTACCGGTTTTTGTGCCCTATTTCGCACTCTTTCCATCCATGCCATTTGCATACCTTTATGTTAATAACTATTTTCCCGTGACTTTGGCATGGGAATTGCGCAGCCTTCAACGCAGAGCACGCAGAGAGCGCAGGGGGGGATTGGGGAACGGGGAAAGGCAACGCGGAACGCAGAATGCGGAATGGACGGCAACCCGGCGTCGTCCCGGCTGGGGCTTCCGGCTTCGACCCGGCGTGCCTGCCCCGTTGGGGCCGGGACTACGCCGTGACAGGATGCCGCGGCAGGCCGGATCAGCCAAAGCCTGCCGAAGAAGACCAGTTGAGGCAGGCCGCGAGACTCCCTGAGATCCGAAAATGGGTACCTGAGTCCCGCAACTACAGGCGGAGGGCTATTTGTCAGCCAGAGCCTGGCGACCTGTTCTCAGAGCCGAGATCAACCTGGCGGTTTTGAGGCAGGCCCTTCAGACGGGATTGCCTCCTGTTCCGACTTCGAGCCCGCGGGGCCGCTGCCAGGTACCTCGTCCGCTTTCTCGGACTCCTCCGATATGAACTCGGGCCGGATGGCCTGGATGCGCACGTACTTGGTCTCCCCCTTTTCGTCCTTGGGAGCCACGGTGAACTTGTACACAGGCTGCGCGCAGGGCGTGCGGTCGGGATTGGCATCGTAGGACAGCTTGACTTCGACGATTGGACCGCGGACAGGTTCCACGACGTCGACGATCTCCACCCGGCCCTCTCCCTGGTTGATCCGCGCCACGGCCTCTTGCGGGGTCATAATCGGGTACTCGGCAACCTGCTCGAAACGCGACCACTGGAGCAAGAGCGTATGCAGCCTGCCGGAGGCCCGGTCCAGGTCTATCTCAAGCCGATCGCCCACGACCATGTAGGGTAGGCCCGGCATCCGGTGTCTGAATACGACCAGATACGTCCGCCCTCTCCAATTCTCCAGCACGCGTGTCTGGACGGCGCCCTCGGGCCACAAGCCGCGGTCCTTGACGAGCGCCTCGGCCATCGAGCCGGCGTTGGCCTCGGTGACGACGTCCGTAGGTGCGGCTTGCTTGGAGCGCCCCACATACTCAGGACGATAGAACTCCGGATCGTCAATGTACGCCTTCTTGTCCGGGATCACGCGAAACACCGGAAGCCGGGGCCGGAACTCCGGCAGAACCGTCACCTGGGCGGGCAGTTCCACCTGAACATCTTTGAAAGGCGGGGGATAGCTCAGCCGCGGCACCTTCGGCAGGGCCTCATCAGGCTCCGCGCCACGGACGCCTCCCAGGACAGCCGCACAGAGCAGGACCGTCGCAAGTGCCAACCGCAAACGCTTCATTCTCGTTCCCTCCTCGGGTTTTCGGGGATCACGGGGGCCATCCGCCACTAGGAATCGCTTGGGCCATCTCTGGCCATTACTCCTCCTGCGGCACGGTCCATTCGTCGTAGTGATACCCGTCCGTGGCCAACGGGTCCCGCGACAGGAGAATCGGCGCCAGCTTCTTGGCCCCCTCGGGATAGAGTGTGTCCCCCCGACAATCATCCGCGCCGAAGATGCGTGGAACCATGTTCTGGTCCCGCATCGGACAATGTCTCGTAGCCCTCGAGAAGGCCATCGGGATGGTGTAGCCAAGGTCAAGGCCGTGGTCGGCGCCCTGGTTACAATTAATGCAGGACATAAGCTTCTCGGCGAAATGGGCGTACATGAGCATCATTGTCTTGTAACCCATCACCAAGTGACAGCCTGCAAACATCTGCTTAAGTTCAGTCTCGATATCCTCATCCGTTGCCGTCCCGTGCCCCGGCCCATTGGACTCCTCCTTGCTTGTGTTGAGAAAGCGGCACGTTTGGAAAATGGCCCACTCCGC contains the following coding sequences:
- a CDS encoding carbon starvation protein A, with product MNIAWVVLITVPALALAYRFYGRAVARWLGEDRSCPTPAVLFKDDKDFVPTRPSVLFGHHFATIAGAGPILGPTMAACYGYGPVWLWILLGGILFGAVHDYAALAVSLREQGRSIADIARKTLGKPGFLLFVIFTIIMLVLVTAAFLNAAAKSLTSAYPLEKLGVTAEETYLGTFTDSSGVVMGQIGGIASTSVIVITVFAPLVGFLIYKKNVATWFAYLLTGAIAVGSIVIGFRYPVSVGEKTWMILLTVYVWLASSLPVWIILQPRDFTNVQILYAGIALLLVAVVAAGVGGAAFDRPAFSAEQLAEGRATAGSPWPMLFVLVACGAISGFHSLVSTGTTAKQCWMIKHSRPIAFGGMLLESLLAACVLATIVWGLSFADYRDLVWPKGGGGNPVLAFAVGTGKLCHKGLGIPVGLGSVFGILMVEGFVVTTLDSSVRLTRYLFEELWTTLLGRRTPAFLKNSLFNSALAVVLMFLMCWFNA